One window from the genome of Macrobrachium nipponense isolate FS-2020 chromosome 49, ASM1510439v2, whole genome shotgun sequence encodes:
- the LOC135205246 gene encoding uncharacterized protein LOC135205246: MLADDAPTDLTRECVQLKLGRWREELESRGLKISRTKTEYMWTGGEEWQETVKLGQEDIERVSSFKYLGSDTSENGNLDAEVSNRIQCEWMNWRKSSGILCDRRINEKVKRKVL, translated from the coding sequence ATGTTAGCTGATGATGCGCCTACTGATCTAACTAGAGAATGTGTCCAACTCAAGCTAGGAAGATGGAGAGAGGAACTTGAGAGTAGAGGCTTAAAAATTAGCAGaacaaagacagaatatatgtggacAGGTGGAGAGGAATGGCAGGAAACAGTGAAATTGGGCCAAGAAGACATAGAGAGGGTTAGCTCCTTCAAATATCTTGGTTCTGATACGAGTGAGAATGGAAACCTGGATGCAGAAGTCAGTAATAGAATTCAGTGTGAATGGATGAATTGGAGAAAGTCATCAGGGATACTTTGTGACAGGAGGATAAATGAAAAAGTTAAGAGGAAAGTTTTATAA